In the genome of Anomalospiza imberbis isolate Cuckoo-Finch-1a 21T00152 chromosome 27, ASM3175350v1, whole genome shotgun sequence, one region contains:
- the MOB3A gene encoding MOB kinase activator 3A, with product MSHALKQVFNKDKTFRPKRKFEPGTQRFELHKKAQASLNAGLDLKVAVQLPPGEEQNDWVAVHVVDFFNRINLIYGTISDYCTEQSCPVMSGGPKYEYRWQDEHKYRKPTALSAPQYMNLLMDWIEVQINNEDIFPTNVGTPFPKNFLPVVKKILSRLFRVFVHVYIHHFDRITQMGSEAHVNTCYKHFYYFVKEFNLIDTKELEPLKEMTSRMCH from the exons atgtcCCACGCTTTGAAGCAAGTGTTCAATAAAGACAAAACCTTCCGGCCCAAGCGCAAGTTCGAGCCGGGCACTCAGCGGTTTGAGCTGCACAAGAAGGCCCAGGCCTCGCTCAACGCTGGCCTGGACTTGAAGGTGGCCGTGCAGCTGCCGCCGGGCGAGGAGCAGAACGACTGGGTGGCCGTGCATGTCGTGGACTTCTTCAACCGCATCAACCTCATCTACGGCACCATCAGTGACTATTGCACGGAGCAGTCCTGCCCCGTCATGTCGGGGGGCCCCAAGTACGAGTACCGGTGGCAGGACGAGCACAAGTACCGCAAACCCACGGCCCTGTCCGCGCCCCAGTACATGAACCTGCTCATGGACTGGATCGAGGTGCAGATCAACAACGAGGACATCTTCCCCACCAACGTCG GTACTCCCTTCCCCAAGAACTTCCTCCCAGTGGTGAAGAAGATTCTCTCCAGGCTCTTCCGGGTGTTTGTCCACGTCTACATCCACCACTTCGACAGGATCACCCAGATGGGCTCAGAGGCCCACGTGAACACCTGCTACAAGCACTTTTACTACTTTGTGAAAGAGTTCAATCTCATAGACACCAAGGAGCTGGAGCCCCTG AAGGAAATGACCTCCCGGATGTGCCACTGA